The Novosphingobium sp. THN1 genome includes a window with the following:
- a CDS encoding MFS transporter: MNWKSARLRILVLVMVGTILNYIARNSLGALAPQLKLDLQITTEQYSYIVGAFQLAYTVMQPIGGMLIDRIGLTAGFALFAVAWSVANMAHGFARGWLSLAAFRGLLGMAEAAVIPAGMKTIGEWFPDRERSVATGWFNAGTAFGAVIAPVMAALLAKHYGWQAAFVVTGGIGLIFAAAWYRWYRSPQDATYVSAEELAEIQDGQRPVPVSATTIRSIVDSSRYWAIAVPRFLAEPAWQTFSFWVPLYFAKERGWDLTQIAMFAWVPFLAADAGGILGGYLAPWLQRWKGLTLEGSRIAGIWIGAVLMIAPGCVGLVASPYAAIGLLAIGGFAHQVISVLINTLSADVFPKSDIAKANGLVGMAGWTGGLLFSLAIGQFADTIGFAPLFACLGLFDLIGAIWLLALRRRLTFAKA; this comes from the coding sequence ATGAACTGGAAATCGGCGCGGCTGCGCATCCTGGTGCTGGTGATGGTCGGCACCATCCTCAACTATATAGCGCGCAATTCGCTGGGCGCGCTGGCGCCGCAGCTCAAGCTCGACCTGCAGATCACCACCGAGCAGTATTCCTACATCGTCGGCGCGTTCCAGCTGGCCTACACGGTGATGCAGCCGATCGGCGGCATGCTGATCGACCGGATCGGCCTGACAGCAGGCTTCGCCCTGTTCGCCGTCGCGTGGAGCGTGGCCAACATGGCACATGGCTTTGCGCGCGGGTGGTTGTCGCTCGCAGCGTTCCGGGGCCTGCTCGGCATGGCCGAGGCCGCCGTCATCCCCGCCGGCATGAAGACCATCGGCGAATGGTTTCCCGATCGCGAACGCTCGGTTGCCACGGGGTGGTTCAACGCCGGAACCGCTTTCGGCGCGGTGATCGCGCCGGTCATGGCCGCGCTGCTGGCCAAGCATTACGGCTGGCAGGCGGCCTTTGTCGTCACCGGGGGCATTGGCCTGATCTTCGCCGCCGCCTGGTATCGCTGGTATCGCTCGCCGCAAGACGCCACTTACGTCAGCGCCGAGGAACTTGCGGAAATTCAGGACGGACAGCGCCCCGTCCCCGTTTCGGCCACGACAATCCGCTCGATCGTCGACTCCTCGCGCTATTGGGCCATCGCCGTCCCCCGCTTCCTTGCCGAACCGGCTTGGCAGACCTTCAGCTTCTGGGTCCCGCTCTATTTCGCCAAGGAGCGCGGTTGGGACCTGACGCAGATCGCCATGTTCGCGTGGGTTCCATTCCTTGCGGCAGACGCAGGCGGCATTCTCGGCGGCTATCTCGCACCGTGGCTGCAGCGCTGGAAGGGCCTGACGCTCGAAGGATCGCGCATCGCGGGCATCTGGATCGGCGCCGTGCTGATGATTGCACCGGGCTGCGTCGGCCTCGTCGCCAGCCCCTATGCAGCCATCGGGCTGCTCGCCATTGGCGGCTTTGCCCATCAGGTGATCTCGGTGCTGATCAACACGCTGTCCGCCGACGTCTTCCCCAAATCCGATATCGCCAAGGCCAATGGATTGGTCGGCATGGCGGGCTGGACCGGCGGCTTGCTGTTCTCCCTCGCCATCGGCCAGTTTGCCGACACGATCGGCTTCGCGCCGCTGTTCGCCTGCCTTGGCCTGTTCGATCTGATCGGCGCGATCTGGCTCCTTGCCCTGCGCCGCCGCCTTACTTTCGCGAAAGCCTGA
- a CDS encoding TIM-barrel domain-containing protein: MAQVEGPRVTLRSDTGALAHVFVLEEDVMRVLLLANGEVTSPPSWTIAPGLEDIAEPGRDRMDTRGFSAPAFTLEEEAPDQIVIATSRLKLTIQTEGLLCTWHQATADGWQLISEDRPTQPYNFGWWDEATYHYVKRRPGERYYGLGERSGDMDRAGRRLRMTNLDCMGYDAQSDDPLYKSIPWVLVVDGEGAAHGVFYDTLADPVFDFGHEHSNYHPHYRYMRAESGDLDYYMIAGPDAGAVARRFTWLTGRPAFMPRWSVGYSGSTMLYTDAPNAQEQMGEFLAGLEKHGVPCTSFHLSSGYTSIGDKRYVFNWNHDKFPDIAGFVKSYADAGVELVPNIKPALLLSHPRYAELAAKGWFVSDENGQPVECLFWDELGSYLDFTNPDAAAWWREQVTAQLLSYGMRATWNDNNEYEIWDKRARFAGFGSPRPAAAERPAQTLLMMRASRAAQIAYRPDERPYLVTRSGMAGMQRYAQTWSGDNFTAWKTLRYNQKMGLGLALSGVSNTGHDIGGFAGPSPEPELLLRWVQAGILMPRFSIHSWNSDGTVNEPWMYPETTPAIVGMMNLRRALVPLLHDLLWRHHAAYEVVTRPPWLDFPEDPQAWVDGDTYLLGPNLLVAPALDKGWIRCRPTSPARPAGSTCATTGFWRVARFMICLPLPRACPLAGARRFRAPCRHSTGRLCPASAAACRAAHAGTGRQPSGVVGL, encoded by the coding sequence GTGGCGCAAGTAGAAGGGCCGCGCGTCACGCTTCGCTCCGATACCGGCGCCCTCGCCCATGTCTTCGTCCTTGAGGAAGACGTGATGCGCGTGCTGCTGCTGGCCAATGGCGAGGTCACCTCCCCGCCCAGCTGGACCATTGCGCCAGGGCTGGAGGACATTGCCGAGCCGGGCCGCGACCGCATGGATACGCGCGGGTTTTCCGCACCGGCATTCACGCTGGAGGAGGAAGCGCCGGACCAGATCGTGATCGCCACATCGCGCCTGAAGCTGACAATCCAGACCGAAGGCCTGCTTTGCACCTGGCATCAGGCCACGGCGGACGGCTGGCAGCTGATTTCCGAGGACCGCCCGACCCAGCCCTACAACTTCGGCTGGTGGGACGAGGCGACCTATCACTACGTCAAGCGCCGCCCCGGTGAACGTTACTACGGCCTGGGCGAGCGCAGCGGCGACATGGATCGTGCCGGACGCCGCCTGCGGATGACCAATCTCGATTGCATGGGCTACGATGCGCAGAGCGACGACCCGCTCTACAAGTCCATCCCGTGGGTGCTGGTGGTCGACGGCGAAGGCGCGGCCCATGGCGTGTTCTACGATACGCTGGCCGATCCGGTGTTCGATTTCGGCCACGAACATTCGAACTACCACCCGCACTACCGCTACATGCGCGCGGAAAGCGGCGATCTTGATTACTACATGATCGCCGGGCCGGATGCAGGCGCAGTGGCAAGGCGGTTCACCTGGCTGACCGGCCGCCCCGCTTTCATGCCGCGCTGGTCAGTAGGCTATTCGGGCTCGACCATGCTCTATACCGATGCGCCCAACGCGCAGGAGCAGATGGGCGAGTTTCTGGCAGGCCTTGAAAAGCACGGCGTGCCATGCACCTCGTTCCACCTGTCATCGGGCTACACCTCGATCGGCGACAAGCGCTACGTCTTCAACTGGAACCACGACAAGTTTCCGGACATCGCGGGCTTCGTCAAAAGCTATGCCGATGCGGGCGTCGAGCTGGTTCCCAATATCAAGCCCGCGCTGCTGCTGTCGCACCCGCGCTATGCCGAACTGGCGGCGAAGGGCTGGTTCGTCAGCGACGAGAACGGACAGCCGGTGGAGTGCCTGTTCTGGGACGAACTCGGCAGCTACCTCGATTTCACCAACCCGGACGCCGCCGCGTGGTGGCGCGAGCAGGTGACTGCGCAGCTGCTTTCCTATGGCATGCGCGCCACGTGGAACGACAACAACGAGTACGAAATCTGGGACAAGCGCGCCCGCTTTGCCGGGTTCGGATCGCCGCGCCCTGCCGCTGCCGAACGCCCTGCACAAACGCTGCTGATGATGCGCGCCTCCCGCGCCGCGCAGATCGCCTATCGCCCTGATGAACGCCCCTACCTCGTCACCCGCAGCGGCATGGCCGGAATGCAGCGCTATGCGCAGACCTGGTCGGGCGACAACTTCACGGCGTGGAAAACCCTGCGCTACAACCAGAAGATGGGCCTCGGCCTTGCCTTGTCCGGCGTCTCCAATACCGGGCACGACATCGGCGGCTTTGCCGGTCCCTCGCCCGAACCGGAATTGCTGCTGCGCTGGGTGCAGGCGGGCATTCTCATGCCGCGCTTCTCGATCCACAGCTGGAACAGCGATGGCACGGTGAACGAGCCGTGGATGTATCCCGAAACCACACCGGCAATCGTCGGCATGATGAACCTGCGCCGCGCGCTGGTGCCGCTGCTGCACGATCTGCTGTGGCGCCATCACGCTGCTTATGAGGTCGTGACGCGTCCGCCGTGGCTGGACTTCCCCGAAGATCCTCAGGCGTGGGTCGATGGCGATACCTACCTGCTCGGGCCGAACCTGCTGGTCGCCCCCGCGCTCGACAAGGGGTGGATACGGTGCAGGCCTACCTCCCCGGCCCGGCCCGCTGGATCGACCTGCGCGACGACCGGCTTCTGGAGGGTGGCAAGGTTCATGATCTGCCTGCCCCTGCCGAGGGCCTGCCCCCTTGCTGGCGCGCGAAGGTTCCGCGCACCTTGTCGACATAGCACCGGGCGGCTTTGCCCCGCCAGCGCCGCAGCCTGCCGTGCTGCTCATGCCGGCACCGGGCGACAGCCTTCTGGAGTGGTCGGGCTATGA
- a CDS encoding TonB-dependent receptor: MKCFRNSLGVSAIALAIAFGAQSASAQTAAEDAAPADTGEIIVTAQKRAENVQNVPLAVSVVGPTQLAAAGVRDFGDLGKISPSLTIRPAEHPVNANVSLRGVGTFAFGIGVEPSVAVLVDEVPLAFQARAFSDLPDIERIEVLRGPQSTLYGKAASAGLINLITRNPTDEFKIRANATATTDSEYGANFSVSGPISDTLGFVVSGAYSKWDGNTRNLFNGKKVNGRESGSVRTKLRWEPSADASVTLSLNYMTGNTTVGRPYIRMTPGLRFRGTGQAATVVMPGVTPGPENTNVSNNYNARTDYEGGGGNLRGEFTLGDHTLVSITSYDSFELNDYFDSDETSSSLASENNIQTGTFRSNLFTQELRLLSDGSKPFRYTLGAYYANVDFERPFYRGPAFSLANWFATSKSSQIAAFVQADWQFMPNATFTGGARIQNERIGYTFKDIQNGNAQFAGNAQDTAATYRASLRYEFTPTISAFVTYSTGYKGQTYDLTTGFNANRANAGPIKPETSRDIEFGLRTQLFDRKVTFNITYFDTTYKNLQAQAVEVLPDLTTNFRLTNVGKLGTKGVEIDAGFRPSDLFNLNTSIAVLDAKYLSFPSSPCFPNQSAAQGCDRTKTPAFQNLTGERAVQAPRLKFNVTGEVTPSLTENIRGLIQANVQYTGSVFYVARDPQTFQKEFTIVNLSVGARDESRKWEVAAFVNNLFDVQYYPTLINNSGVWGGGSNIATAAILPRDFRRYGGVRASLNF, encoded by the coding sequence TGGTGTCAGTGCAATCGCGTTGGCGATCGCCTTCGGGGCGCAATCGGCATCTGCGCAGACGGCCGCTGAAGATGCGGCTCCTGCCGATACCGGCGAAATCATCGTCACTGCGCAAAAGCGTGCGGAAAACGTGCAGAACGTGCCGCTGGCCGTGTCGGTTGTCGGGCCGACGCAGCTGGCTGCTGCTGGCGTTCGCGACTTCGGCGACCTTGGCAAGATCTCGCCCTCGCTGACCATTCGTCCGGCCGAGCATCCTGTCAACGCCAACGTCTCGCTGCGCGGCGTCGGCACCTTCGCCTTCGGCATCGGCGTGGAGCCGAGCGTTGCCGTGCTGGTCGACGAAGTGCCGCTGGCGTTCCAGGCGCGCGCCTTCAGCGACCTGCCCGATATCGAGCGCATCGAAGTCCTTCGTGGTCCGCAATCGACGCTCTATGGCAAGGCCGCTTCGGCCGGTCTGATCAATCTGATCACCCGCAACCCGACCGACGAGTTCAAGATCCGCGCCAACGCCACGGCCACCACCGACAGCGAATATGGCGCCAACTTCAGCGTTTCGGGTCCGATCAGCGATACGCTCGGATTCGTGGTGTCCGGTGCCTATTCCAAGTGGGATGGCAACACGCGCAACCTGTTCAATGGCAAGAAGGTCAATGGCCGTGAATCCGGCAGCGTCCGCACCAAGCTGCGGTGGGAGCCGTCGGCCGATGCGAGCGTGACGCTTTCGCTCAACTACATGACCGGCAACACCACCGTTGGCCGTCCGTACATCCGCATGACCCCGGGCCTGCGTTTCCGCGGCACCGGCCAGGCGGCAACCGTCGTGATGCCGGGTGTAACGCCGGGGCCGGAAAACACCAACGTCAGCAACAACTACAACGCGCGCACCGATTATGAAGGTGGCGGCGGCAACCTGCGTGGCGAGTTCACGCTGGGCGATCACACGCTGGTTTCGATCACCTCGTACGACAGCTTCGAGCTGAACGACTACTTCGACTCCGACGAGACTTCGTCGAGCCTCGCGTCGGAAAACAACATCCAGACCGGCACGTTCCGTTCGAACCTGTTCACGCAGGAGCTTCGCCTGCTTTCGGACGGTTCCAAGCCGTTCCGTTACACGCTCGGCGCCTACTACGCCAATGTCGACTTCGAGCGTCCGTTCTATCGTGGCCCGGCATTTTCGCTGGCAAACTGGTTTGCCACTTCGAAGTCCAGCCAGATCGCGGCGTTCGTGCAGGCTGACTGGCAGTTCATGCCGAACGCAACGTTCACCGGCGGCGCGCGCATCCAGAACGAGCGCATCGGCTATACCTTCAAGGATATCCAGAACGGCAACGCCCAGTTTGCGGGCAATGCACAGGATACTGCTGCGACGTATCGCGCCAGCCTGCGCTACGAGTTCACGCCGACGATCAGCGCCTTCGTGACCTATTCGACCGGTTACAAGGGGCAGACCTACGACCTGACCACTGGCTTCAACGCCAACCGTGCCAACGCCGGTCCGATCAAGCCGGAAACTTCGCGCGACATCGAATTTGGCCTGCGCACCCAGCTCTTCGATCGCAAGGTTACCTTCAACATCACCTACTTCGACACGACCTACAAGAACCTGCAGGCGCAGGCTGTGGAAGTGTTGCCCGACCTGACCACCAACTTCCGCCTGACCAACGTCGGCAAGCTGGGCACGAAGGGCGTGGAAATCGATGCAGGCTTCCGTCCGAGCGACCTGTTCAACCTCAACACGTCGATCGCGGTTCTCGACGCCAAGTATCTCAGCTTCCCGTCGTCGCCGTGCTTCCCGAACCAGTCGGCAGCGCAGGGTTGCGACCGTACGAAGACTCCGGCCTTCCAGAACCTGACCGGCGAGCGCGCCGTGCAGGCGCCGAGGCTGAAGTTCAACGTGACGGGCGAAGTGACGCCTTCGCTGACCGAGAACATCCGCGGCCTGATCCAGGCGAACGTGCAGTACACTGGCAGCGTGTTCTACGTGGCTCGCGATCCGCAGACCTTCCAGAAGGAGTTCACGATCGTGAACCTTTCGGTCGGCGCGCGTGACGAGAGCCGGAAGTGGGAAGTGGCGGCGTTCGTCAACAACCTGTTCGACGTGCAGTACTACCCGACGCTGATCAACAATTCCGGCGTCTGGGGCGGCGGCAGCAACATCGCCACGGCAGCAATTCTCCCTCGTGATTTCCGCCGCTACGGCGGGGTTCGGGCCAGCCTGAACTTCTGA
- a CDS encoding glycoside hydrolase family 2 protein, whose amino-acid sequence MARFDRAFLGLLLAGMFTFATQAVAADSVFTTLPLATVDTAPLLVSADMRDGIDLSGEWNWSIDPYRSGIAGFHGEAPNRTEQRWLDIDVRKTLAQDNRELFEFDLDHDRKVKLPGSWLAASPEMRHYQGLVWYRRHFESPAGRKGRYFLRFGASNYATVVFVNGQPVGRHEGGFTPFAFDVTKLLRDGDNQITIGVDSAATAATVPPPVTDWENYGGVTRDVKLVHTSDTYVDSAWVRLTREGKIAVDAHLDGPAAANQPVHLKVAGLPFDLKGRTDAKGNWRATATAPRALMRWTPESPKLYDVTLAAGEDTWRDRIGFRTIERKGADILLNGKPVFLRGISMHEEEIGSNPARVITPENAKALLGEIKNGLHGNFVRLSHYPHSEVMTRMADEMGLLVWSEVPVYWMVAWSNPSTLATARNMLAENILRDRNRASVVIWSVANETPVSDARNTFLRTLIGDVRRLDPSRLVSAALLVERDKGAAVPTMTMADPLADDLDIVSINTYNGWYTPDRLADLPKSVWNLPENKPLIFSEFGADAKAGFHSPDGMQKFSEEFQAEFYRKTLQMADRVPTLRGISPWILKDFRSPRRQNPDFQMGFNRKGLISETGQRKQAFSVLAEYFTRKSGEPKK is encoded by the coding sequence GTGGCACGGTTTGATCGAGCATTTCTTGGCCTGCTTCTGGCGGGCATGTTTACGTTTGCGACACAAGCCGTCGCCGCCGACTCCGTGTTCACCACTCTGCCGCTTGCCACGGTCGACACCGCACCGTTGCTCGTTTCAGCCGACATGCGCGATGGCATCGACCTTTCGGGCGAATGGAACTGGTCGATCGATCCCTACCGATCGGGAATTGCCGGCTTCCATGGCGAAGCGCCCAACCGGACCGAGCAGCGCTGGCTCGACATCGATGTCCGCAAGACGCTGGCGCAGGACAACCGCGAGCTGTTCGAGTTCGATCTTGACCATGACCGCAAGGTCAAGCTGCCGGGGTCGTGGCTGGCTGCCTCGCCCGAGATGCGGCACTATCAGGGGCTGGTGTGGTATCGCCGCCACTTCGAAAGCCCGGCTGGGCGCAAGGGGCGCTACTTCCTGCGCTTCGGGGCATCGAACTACGCCACCGTAGTCTTCGTCAATGGCCAGCCGGTGGGGCGGCACGAAGGCGGCTTTACGCCGTTTGCCTTCGACGTAACCAAGCTGCTGCGCGATGGCGACAATCAGATCACCATTGGTGTCGACTCCGCCGCGACCGCTGCAACGGTTCCGCCGCCCGTCACCGACTGGGAGAACTATGGCGGCGTCACGCGCGACGTGAAGCTTGTCCACACCAGCGATACATATGTCGACAGCGCCTGGGTGCGATTGACACGCGAAGGCAAGATCGCGGTTGATGCGCATCTGGATGGGCCTGCGGCGGCGAACCAGCCGGTGCATCTAAAGGTTGCCGGGCTGCCCTTCGACCTGAAGGGTCGCACCGACGCGAAAGGCAACTGGCGCGCAACCGCCACGGCCCCACGGGCACTGATGCGCTGGACGCCGGAAAGCCCGAAGCTTTACGATGTGACGCTGGCAGCCGGCGAGGACACATGGCGTGACCGGATCGGCTTCCGCACGATCGAGCGCAAGGGCGCGGACATCCTGCTCAACGGCAAGCCCGTATTCCTGCGCGGCATTTCGATGCACGAAGAGGAGATCGGTTCGAACCCCGCGCGCGTGATCACGCCCGAGAATGCCAAGGCCTTGCTGGGCGAGATCAAGAACGGCCTCCACGGCAATTTCGTGCGACTTTCGCACTATCCCCATTCCGAGGTGATGACCCGCATGGCCGACGAAATGGGCCTGCTGGTGTGGAGCGAGGTGCCGGTTTACTGGATGGTGGCATGGTCCAACCCGTCCACGCTGGCGACGGCGCGCAACATGCTGGCCGAGAACATCCTGCGCGATCGCAATCGCGCCTCTGTGGTGATCTGGAGCGTGGCCAATGAAACCCCGGTCAGCGATGCGCGCAACACCTTCCTGCGCACCTTGATTGGCGATGTGCGGCGGCTCGATCCCAGCCGCCTGGTCAGCGCGGCGTTGCTGGTCGAGCGGGACAAGGGCGCGGCGGTGCCGACGATGACGATGGCCGATCCCCTGGCGGACGATCTCGATATCGTATCGATCAACACCTACAACGGCTGGTACACGCCTGACCGTCTGGCCGACTTGCCGAAGAGCGTGTGGAACCTGCCAGAAAACAAGCCGCTGATCTTTTCCGAATTCGGTGCCGACGCCAAGGCCGGCTTCCACAGTCCGGACGGCATGCAGAAGTTCTCGGAGGAATTTCAGGCCGAGTTCTATCGCAAGACGCTGCAAATGGCCGATCGCGTGCCGACCCTGCGCGGGATTTCGCCTTGGATCCTCAAGGACTTCCGCTCGCCCCGTCGGCAGAATCCGGATTTCCAGATGGGCTTCAACCGCAAGGGCCTGATTTCCGAAACAGGCCAGCGCAAGCAAGCGTTCAGCGTGCTGGCGGAATACTTCACCCGAAAATCCGGAGAGCCGAAGAAGTGA
- a CDS encoding FadR/GntR family transcriptional regulator, giving the protein MATGKSHDRLYQDLARSLLDELAAGRYPVGSRLPAERDLALRYEVSRPTVREAIIALEVQGLVEVRIGSGAYVKRLPGENDRPGFNVTAFELTEARLLFEGEAAALAATQMTDEDLAEIEDLVQQIAEENQNPDGSESADRAFHLAIARATRNVAVYNTVAQLWDLRGTSPEAALLHEKARHANIKPVVEEHTAILDALRARDPNAARAAMRAHLSAVLEGLLFATEERLLAEARRATQAKRERYAKATA; this is encoded by the coding sequence ATGGCAACTGGCAAGTCCCACGACCGTTTGTACCAGGATCTCGCTCGATCGCTGCTCGATGAGCTGGCGGCAGGGCGCTACCCCGTTGGCAGCCGCCTTCCGGCCGAGCGTGACCTGGCGCTGCGATACGAAGTGAGCCGCCCGACCGTGCGCGAGGCGATCATCGCGCTCGAAGTGCAGGGGCTGGTCGAAGTGCGCATCGGTTCGGGTGCTTACGTCAAGCGCTTGCCGGGCGAGAACGACCGTCCGGGCTTCAACGTGACCGCGTTCGAACTGACCGAGGCGCGCCTGCTGTTCGAGGGCGAGGCAGCGGCGCTGGCGGCCACGCAGATGACTGATGAGGATCTGGCCGAGATCGAGGATCTGGTCCAGCAGATTGCCGAAGAGAACCAGAATCCTGATGGTTCGGAAAGCGCCGACCGCGCGTTCCATCTTGCCATCGCGCGCGCCACCCGCAACGTTGCGGTCTACAACACCGTAGCGCAGCTGTGGGACCTGCGCGGGACTTCGCCAGAGGCTGCGCTCCTGCATGAAAAGGCCCGCCACGCCAATATCAAGCCTGTGGTAGAGGAGCACACAGCGATCCTCGATGCGCTGCGCGCGCGCGATCCCAACGCCGCCCGTGCCGCCATGCGCGCCCACCTCTCCGCCGTGCTCGAGGGGCTGCTTTTCGCCACCGAGGAACGCCTCCTCGCCGAAGCCCGCAGAGCCACGCAAGCCAAACGCGAACGATACGCCAAAGCCACCGCCTGA
- a CDS encoding alpha/beta hydrolase translates to MKRFLAVMLSLAATPTLAAPGDWVKGVLPVATPPALASVDLPVTLRRANPAQEAWAQQTPDQRLVYNVSKPQLIVWPSSLPADAEAPAVLLVPGGGFQFLAMDNEGFDVARRLDKLGVRVFIVKYRTQPVPDSIDGFREALSNLFQKGAPVDLTNRDYAVADTQAAIRMVREGAARWHVNPAKVGILGFSAGAMTTLATTQANAADARPDFVGMIYGPTEKSDVPANAPPLFAAIAADDRFFIKQDFGLFHAWRQSGAKVEFHLYSAGGHGFASQPNGTTSDAWFDQYALWLRASGIVSR, encoded by the coding sequence GTGAAGCGATTCCTTGCCGTAATGCTGAGCCTTGCTGCAACGCCGACGCTGGCAGCACCGGGCGACTGGGTCAAAGGTGTGCTGCCCGTTGCCACGCCGCCGGCGCTGGCCAGCGTGGACCTGCCAGTAACCTTGCGGCGCGCCAACCCGGCGCAAGAAGCATGGGCGCAGCAGACGCCCGACCAGCGTCTGGTCTACAACGTCAGCAAGCCGCAGCTGATCGTGTGGCCAAGCAGCCTGCCTGCCGATGCCGAGGCTCCGGCGGTGCTGCTGGTGCCGGGTGGGGGCTTCCAGTTCCTTGCCATGGACAACGAAGGCTTTGACGTTGCCCGCCGGCTCGACAAGCTGGGCGTGCGCGTGTTCATCGTGAAGTACCGGACGCAGCCGGTGCCTGACAGCATCGACGGCTTCAGGGAAGCGCTCAGCAACCTGTTCCAGAAAGGGGCGCCAGTCGATCTGACGAACCGCGACTATGCCGTGGCCGATACGCAAGCGGCGATCCGCATGGTGCGCGAAGGGGCTGCGCGCTGGCACGTCAATCCAGCCAAGGTCGGCATTCTCGGCTTTTCGGCGGGGGCGATGACGACGCTGGCCACGACGCAGGCCAATGCAGCAGACGCGCGTCCGGACTTCGTGGGCATGATCTACGGGCCGACCGAGAAGTCCGACGTGCCCGCCAATGCGCCGCCGCTGTTCGCGGCGATCGCTGCTGACGACCGCTTCTTCATCAAGCAGGACTTCGGGCTGTTTCATGCCTGGCGCCAGTCTGGCGCCAAGGTGGAGTTCCACCTTTACAGCGCGGGCGGGCACGGCTTTGCCTCGCAGCCGAACGGTACGACGAGCGATGCCTGGTTCGATCAGTATGCCTTGTGGCTGAGGGCCAGCGGTATCGTCAGCCGCTGA
- the uxaC gene encoding glucuronate isomerase, with amino-acid sequence MPRTLELHPDRLLPADPSVRAIARELYASVACLPIVSPHGHTDPRWFAGNATFGNATDLLLVPDHYVFRMLYSQGVALEDLGVRNKGVDPRAAWRLFAESYWLFRGTPSRMWLDWVFAEAFGMDVQLSAETADLYFDTITEKLGSDAFRPRALFDRYNIEVIATTESPLDTLEHHAAIRAENAREGGWQGRVITAYRPDPVIDPEFEGFSANLDLFSGLTGEDCRTWTGYLAAHRQRRAFFAAMGATSTDHGHPTAATANLSASEAAALFDKVVAGNSTPADAELFRAQMLTEMAAMSLDDGLVMQIHPGSFRNHNAQVFERFGRDKGADIPTRTDFVHALKPLLDRFGNSQDLSIILFTLDESAYARELAPLAGHYPCLKLGPAWWFHDSPEGMKRFRQMTTETAGFYNTVGFNDDTRAFLSIPARHDVARRIDCGFLAQLVAEHRIEDWEAAELAQDLSYNLAKKAYRL; translated from the coding sequence ATGCCCCGCACGCTTGAGCTTCATCCCGACCGGTTGCTGCCGGCCGATCCTTCGGTGCGCGCGATTGCGCGTGAGTTGTACGCCAGCGTGGCGTGTCTGCCGATCGTCAGCCCGCACGGCCATACCGATCCGCGCTGGTTTGCCGGCAACGCGACGTTCGGCAATGCCACCGACCTGCTGCTGGTGCCGGACCACTACGTGTTCCGCATGCTCTATTCGCAAGGCGTGGCGCTGGAGGATCTGGGCGTGCGCAACAAGGGCGTGGACCCGCGCGCGGCGTGGCGGCTGTTTGCCGAAAGCTACTGGCTGTTCCGCGGCACGCCTTCGCGCATGTGGCTCGACTGGGTCTTTGCCGAGGCCTTCGGCATGGACGTGCAATTGAGCGCGGAGACGGCCGACCTCTACTTCGACACGATCACCGAAAAGCTCGGCTCCGATGCGTTCCGCCCGCGCGCGCTGTTCGATCGCTACAACATCGAGGTGATCGCCACGACCGAGAGCCCGCTCGACACGCTGGAGCATCACGCCGCGATCCGCGCCGAGAATGCGCGCGAGGGCGGGTGGCAGGGCCGGGTCATCACCGCCTATCGCCCCGACCCGGTGATCGATCCCGAGTTTGAGGGCTTTTCGGCGAACCTCGACCTGTTCTCGGGGCTGACCGGCGAGGATTGCCGCACATGGACCGGCTACCTTGCCGCGCACCGCCAGCGCCGCGCCTTCTTCGCTGCGATGGGCGCGACCAGCACCGACCATGGCCATCCCACGGCAGCAACCGCCAACCTGTCTGCCAGCGAGGCAGCGGCGCTGTTCGACAAGGTCGTGGCCGGCAATTCCACCCCGGCCGATGCCGAACTGTTCCGCGCCCAGATGCTGACCGAGATGGCGGCGATGAGCCTTGACGATGGCCTCGTCATGCAGATCCACCCCGGATCGTTCCGCAACCACAACGCCCAGGTGTTCGAACGCTTCGGCCGCGACAAGGGCGCCGACATCCCGACGCGGACCGACTTCGTCCATGCGCTCAAACCGCTGCTCGACCGCTTCGGCAACAGCCAAGACCTCTCGATCATCCTGTTCACGCTGGACGAGAGCGCCTATGCCCGCGAACTGGCGCCGCTGGCCGGGCACTACCCCTGCCTCAAGCTTGGCCCGGCATGGTGGTTCCACGACAGCCCGGAAGGCATGAAGCGCTTCCGCCAGATGACCACCGAGACGGCGGGCTTCTACAACACTGTCGGCTTCAACGACGATACGCGCGCGTTCCTGTCGATCCCGGCGCGGCACGACGTTGCCCGGCGCATCGATTGCGGCTTCCTGGCGCAGCTTGTTGCCGAACACCGCATCGAGGACTGGGAAGCGGCCGAACTGGCGCAGGACCTGTCGTACAACCTCGCCAAGAAGGCGTACCGGTTGTGA